The following coding sequences are from one Microbacterium sp. SORGH_AS_0969 window:
- a CDS encoding YafY family protein: MTAERPLQALDRAALLLQLVPYLIGKGEVSVAEAAVEFDVTPAQMRAMVERLTVIGLPGERGYWQLPNELFDIDWDLLEREDIIAMTNTVGLERSPRLTAREAAALLAGLQLARTLPGVADNELVTGLLAKLSRGASSTPPPVIVAPGPVDGVRDVVDRALRARVAVSFTYRAPGAGPTLRTVDPIKVHIANDQWYLQGWCHTRQAVRTFHLDRVSEPVLTDIPAEHGADPVPDLFAPADDDVVARFRFPREVAPLLADYLERADIADDGDVSIASLRLADEQSLKRLAARRGGDVELLEPEGARRAAAAWAAAGLAQYAS; encoded by the coding sequence ATGACCGCCGAGAGGCCCCTGCAGGCGCTGGACCGTGCCGCGCTGCTCCTTCAGCTTGTGCCGTACCTGATCGGCAAGGGCGAGGTCTCGGTCGCCGAGGCGGCGGTGGAGTTCGACGTGACCCCCGCGCAGATGCGTGCCATGGTCGAACGGCTGACGGTGATCGGGCTGCCGGGCGAGCGTGGTTACTGGCAGCTGCCGAACGAGCTGTTCGACATCGATTGGGATCTCCTCGAACGCGAGGACATCATCGCCATGACGAACACGGTCGGGCTGGAGCGATCTCCGCGGCTGACCGCTCGTGAGGCCGCCGCGCTGTTGGCCGGCCTCCAGCTCGCGCGCACTCTTCCCGGCGTCGCCGACAACGAACTCGTCACCGGTCTGCTGGCGAAGCTCTCGCGTGGCGCGTCGTCGACCCCGCCGCCGGTGATCGTGGCCCCCGGACCCGTCGACGGGGTGCGGGACGTCGTCGACCGAGCCTTGCGCGCCCGGGTCGCGGTGAGCTTCACGTATCGAGCTCCGGGTGCGGGACCGACTCTGCGCACGGTCGACCCGATCAAGGTCCACATCGCGAACGATCAGTGGTACCTCCAGGGCTGGTGCCACACGCGGCAGGCCGTACGCACGTTCCACCTCGACCGGGTGAGCGAACCCGTGCTGACCGACATTCCCGCGGAGCACGGTGCTGACCCCGTCCCCGATCTGTTCGCCCCCGCGGACGACGACGTCGTCGCCCGATTCCGCTTCCCGCGCGAGGTCGCTCCGCTGCTCGCGGACTACCTCGAACGCGCCGACATCGCCGACGACGGCGACGTATCGATCGCGTCGCTGCGCCTGGCCGACGAGCAGAGCCTGAAGAGACTGGCCGCGCGACGGGGCGGTGACGTCGAGCTGCTCGAGCCGGAAGGGGCTCGACGGGCTGCCGCCGCCTGGGCTGCAGCCGGTCTCGCCCAGTACGCCAGTTGA
- a CDS encoding HdeD family acid-resistance protein: MSSTTNPAVGAVRTALGISGALSLIIGLLILLWPGRTAEIAVGIIAVYVIIAGLVNIGIGLFWRSGWARIGYIALGVLFIVAGIFSFANLSATTAWFGVFIGTLVGILWIVEGVVSLTTVSHGTKARGWTIFFAIVSILAGVVLLFSPLLGAVTLFLLIGISLVVLGVFQIVRAIQFGKAA; encoded by the coding sequence ATGTCGTCCACCACCAACCCCGCCGTCGGCGCCGTGCGCACGGCGCTCGGCATCAGCGGCGCACTCTCCCTCATCATCGGTCTGCTGATCCTGCTCTGGCCGGGTCGCACCGCAGAGATCGCGGTCGGCATCATCGCGGTCTACGTGATCATAGCGGGCCTCGTGAACATCGGCATCGGCCTGTTCTGGCGGTCCGGTTGGGCTCGCATCGGCTACATCGCGCTCGGCGTGCTCTTCATCGTCGCGGGCATCTTCTCGTTCGCCAACCTCTCGGCGACGACCGCATGGTTCGGGGTCTTCATCGGCACCCTCGTCGGCATCCTGTGGATCGTGGAGGGCGTCGTCTCTCTCACGACCGTCAGCCACGGAACGAAGGCCCGCGGCTGGACGATCTTCTTCGCGATCGTCAGCATCCTGGCGGGCGTCGTCCTGCTGTTCTCGCCGCTCCTGGGCGCCGTGACGCTCTTCCTGCTGATCGGCATCTCGCTGGTCGTGCTCGGCGTCTTCCAGATCGTCCGCGCGATCCAGTTCGGCAAGGCCGCGTAA
- a CDS encoding YafY family protein translates to MPATSSRSAPEERLVNLVVALMATEQGLTKETILSSVAGYREQLEAGASKDALEKMFERDKENLRGLGIPIETIGERADPDDLREARYRVPTAEYALPDDISFSPAEIALLNIAGDVWGSESLSADARSGLRKIRALGIAVDEPIIGYAPRIRVRDASFPTFQRAIEECRVVTFSYLRPGEPRPRERRIRPLALVEYEARWHVFGFDLNMDADRTFLLSRVVGEVVVTREKFSPTLRQGAGERALAGLREVASRQRALLEVHPGTEASLRLARRALPAPQGVIVPFVDLHVFADELASYGPEVRVVEPASLRDEVVRRLEATLALHGGAA, encoded by the coding sequence GTGCCCGCCACCAGCTCCAGAAGCGCTCCCGAGGAGCGACTGGTCAACCTCGTCGTCGCCCTCATGGCGACCGAGCAGGGGCTGACGAAAGAGACGATCCTCTCCTCCGTGGCCGGGTACCGTGAGCAGCTCGAAGCCGGAGCGTCGAAGGACGCTCTCGAAAAGATGTTCGAGCGCGACAAAGAGAACCTGCGCGGTCTCGGTATCCCGATCGAGACGATCGGCGAGCGAGCCGATCCCGACGACCTGCGTGAAGCGCGGTACCGCGTGCCGACGGCGGAGTACGCGCTCCCCGACGACATCTCGTTCAGCCCGGCCGAGATCGCTCTGCTCAACATCGCCGGCGACGTCTGGGGCAGCGAGTCGCTCTCGGCCGACGCGCGAAGCGGTCTGCGCAAGATCCGCGCGCTCGGCATCGCCGTCGACGAGCCGATCATCGGCTACGCGCCGCGTATCAGAGTCCGCGATGCGTCGTTCCCGACGTTCCAGAGGGCGATCGAGGAGTGCCGCGTGGTCACGTTCTCGTACCTCCGCCCGGGTGAGCCCCGTCCGCGCGAGCGGCGGATCCGCCCCCTCGCGCTGGTCGAATACGAGGCCCGCTGGCACGTGTTCGGTTTCGATCTGAACATGGATGCCGATCGCACCTTCCTGCTCTCCCGGGTCGTGGGCGAGGTCGTCGTTACCCGCGAGAAGTTCTCGCCGACTCTGCGCCAGGGCGCGGGGGAGCGCGCTCTGGCCGGTCTCCGCGAGGTCGCGAGTCGTCAGCGTGCTCTCCTCGAAGTGCACCCCGGCACCGAGGCGTCGTTGCGGCTCGCCCGTCGGGCGCTGCCGGCTCCGCAGGGCGTCATCGTCCCGTTCGTCGACCTGCACGTGTTCGCCGACGAGCTCGCGTCGTACGGACCGGAGGTCCGCGTCGTCGAGCCGGCGAGCCTGCGAGACGAGGTCGTCCGTCGACTCGAGGCCACCCTCGCGCTGCACGGAGGTGCGGCATGA
- a CDS encoding S9 family peptidase, translating to MRPVDIEALISVGRPVLSRDGGFVVFATSRPDLAADRGVGQLWRIDLPDGSPRRLTRGVADRAPRLSPDGGTIAFLRADDQGRTQIFVVAASGGEPVQVTDQPGGVTDLAWSPDGTRLAFSARVPEPGRYGTVKGRDAAAEPPRRITGIRWHANGLGYLDRPNHLFVVDAPATDAEPFYAPAPSLDETEKRVVAADPTRLTAGETSWNGVVWTRGGAEILSVPDAIEADRPDLRDRVVAVAVDRSGEREVLGRDADLSIADVAVAPDGTVFVLANDVGSEGLDFVAPGIALFALEAEGPRRLTDAETIDLGEGGSHISFDGDDALVQDRTRGRLRLLRVTRGGEVTEVLGGDLEVNGHAVANGRVVASVASPESFGEVILVEGREVRALTDFGAGVRERGVVVPVEHEIVGRDGYPVHGWVATPEGEGPFPVILQIHGGPYASYGVHVFDETQVLVDAGYAVVYSNPRGSAGYGRAHGRSIRQRMGTLDFFDVMDFFDGVVSADPRLDGDRVGVMGGSYGGYMTAWVIAHDHRFAGAIVERGFLDPTAFPGSSDIGSFFGQEYVGTDPDRIAAQSPMAVVDQVRTPTLVLHSELDFRCPLEQATRYYAALKRQGTEAEMLIFPGEDHELTRGGRPQHRVQRFDAVLDWWSRYLPIA from the coding sequence GTGCGTCCGGTCGACATCGAGGCCCTCATCTCCGTCGGGCGCCCGGTCCTCTCCCGCGACGGCGGGTTCGTCGTCTTTGCCACCTCGCGTCCCGACCTCGCCGCCGACCGCGGCGTCGGACAGCTCTGGCGCATCGATCTGCCCGACGGTTCGCCGCGTCGTCTGACCAGAGGCGTCGCTGACCGTGCTCCGCGCCTCTCGCCCGACGGCGGCACGATCGCGTTCCTCCGTGCCGACGATCAGGGCCGTACGCAGATCTTCGTGGTGGCTGCGAGCGGCGGTGAGCCCGTGCAGGTCACCGATCAGCCCGGCGGCGTCACCGATCTCGCCTGGTCACCCGACGGCACACGTCTCGCGTTCTCGGCGCGCGTTCCCGAGCCCGGCCGCTACGGCACGGTGAAGGGCCGGGATGCCGCGGCCGAGCCGCCGCGCCGGATCACCGGCATCCGCTGGCACGCGAACGGGCTGGGCTATCTCGATCGCCCGAACCACCTCTTCGTCGTGGACGCTCCCGCGACGGATGCGGAGCCGTTCTACGCACCGGCTCCGTCGCTCGACGAGACCGAGAAGCGTGTCGTCGCCGCGGATCCCACCCGTCTGACGGCGGGCGAGACGAGCTGGAACGGGGTCGTGTGGACGCGTGGCGGCGCCGAGATCCTGAGCGTGCCCGACGCCATCGAGGCCGATAGGCCCGACCTCCGCGACCGCGTCGTCGCCGTCGCGGTCGACCGGAGCGGCGAGCGCGAGGTGCTCGGACGTGACGCCGACCTCTCGATCGCCGACGTCGCCGTCGCCCCCGACGGCACGGTGTTCGTGCTCGCGAACGACGTGGGGTCGGAGGGCCTCGACTTCGTCGCCCCGGGGATCGCGCTGTTCGCACTCGAGGCCGAGGGCCCACGGCGCCTCACGGACGCCGAGACGATCGACCTCGGCGAGGGCGGCAGCCACATCTCGTTCGACGGCGACGACGCACTCGTCCAGGACCGCACGCGCGGCCGCCTGCGCCTGCTGCGCGTCACGCGCGGGGGAGAGGTGACCGAGGTGCTCGGGGGAGACCTCGAGGTGAACGGGCACGCCGTGGCGAACGGGCGGGTCGTGGCATCCGTCGCCTCGCCCGAGTCGTTCGGAGAGGTGATCCTGGTCGAGGGGCGCGAGGTGCGCGCTCTCACGGACTTCGGCGCCGGCGTGCGCGAGCGCGGGGTCGTGGTGCCCGTCGAGCACGAGATCGTCGGCCGCGACGGCTATCCCGTGCACGGCTGGGTGGCCACGCCCGAGGGGGAGGGGCCCTTCCCGGTCATCCTGCAGATCCACGGTGGCCCCTACGCCTCGTACGGCGTGCACGTGTTCGACGAGACCCAGGTGCTCGTTGACGCGGGCTACGCGGTGGTCTACAGCAACCCGCGTGGCAGCGCCGGCTACGGCCGCGCCCACGGGCGCTCGATCCGTCAGCGGATGGGCACGCTCGACTTCTTCGACGTCATGGACTTTTTCGACGGTGTCGTGTCGGCCGACCCGCGCCTCGACGGAGACCGCGTCGGCGTGATGGGCGGCTCGTACGGCGGGTACATGACCGCGTGGGTGATCGCGCACGACCACCGCTTCGCGGGGGCGATCGTGGAGCGCGGCTTCCTCGACCCGACCGCTTTCCCCGGTTCGAGCGACATCGGCTCGTTCTTCGGCCAGGAGTATGTCGGGACCGACCCCGACCGGATCGCGGCGCAGAGTCCGATGGCCGTCGTCGATCAGGTGCGGACGCCCACGCTCGTGCTGCACTCCGAGCTCGACTTCCGCTGCCCGCTCGAGCAGGCGACGCGCTACTACGCGGCGCTGAAGCGGCAGGGCACCGAGGCCGAGATGCTCATCTTCCCCGGGGAGGATCACGAGCTCACGCGCGGCGGTCGCCCCCAGCATCGCGTCCAGCGCTTTGACGCGGTACTCGACTGGTGGAGCAGGTATCTACCGATCGCCTGA
- a CDS encoding glycerophosphodiester phosphodiesterase family protein → MISSSAPRHPYFAAGDPPRVLAHRGLVTAEAASAGVVDNSFAAVAEAHAVGLAFVESDCHLTADGVVVLFHDDDLARVTGDPRRIADVRLHELEEVMSDHGGLITLEQALEAFPDTRFNLDVKAEAAADPVGRLVAAQAHRVLLTSFSEERRRRALDAAMTAGASVRPATSPGSATVARLVAAVATGVAPVARRVLRGLDALQIPERQGPVRVLTPRLLRIAHAVGVEVHVWTVNDHDDMMRLLDMGVDGLVTDRGDVALELVNGR, encoded by the coding sequence ATGATTTCCTCGAGCGCGCCGCGTCACCCCTACTTCGCGGCCGGCGACCCGCCGCGGGTGCTCGCACACCGCGGCCTCGTCACGGCCGAAGCCGCGTCGGCGGGGGTGGTGGACAACTCGTTCGCCGCGGTCGCCGAAGCTCACGCGGTCGGTCTCGCCTTCGTCGAATCGGATTGCCATCTCACCGCCGATGGCGTCGTCGTCCTCTTCCACGACGACGACCTGGCTCGCGTGACGGGCGACCCCCGCCGAATCGCCGATGTCCGCCTGCACGAGCTCGAAGAGGTGATGTCGGACCACGGGGGTCTCATCACTCTTGAACAGGCCCTCGAGGCGTTCCCCGACACGCGCTTCAACCTCGACGTCAAAGCCGAGGCGGCCGCCGACCCCGTGGGCCGACTGGTCGCCGCCCAGGCGCACCGGGTCCTTCTGACGAGCTTCTCGGAGGAGCGGCGGCGGCGCGCTCTCGACGCGGCCATGACCGCGGGGGCGAGCGTGCGGCCGGCGACCTCGCCCGGATCGGCGACGGTCGCGCGGCTCGTCGCCGCCGTCGCCACGGGCGTCGCGCCCGTCGCCCGACGCGTGCTGCGCGGCCTCGACGCCCTCCAGATCCCCGAGCGGCAGGGACCGGTGCGCGTGCTGACGCCGCGACTTCTCCGCATCGCGCACGCCGTCGGCGTCGAGGTGCACGTCTGGACCGTGAACGACCACGACGACATGATGCGCCTGCTCGATATGGGCGTCGACGGTCTGGTCACCGACCGCGGCGACGTCGCGCTCGAACTGGTGAACGGCCGCTGA
- a CDS encoding SDR family oxidoreductase, which translates to MSQTLPSGSLSGKTALVTGSSRGIGADTVRYFAEAGANVVINFRNKAPRAEKLATQLRELGVEALVVGADLTDPESVKAMFDEVERTFGGLDILVLNASGGMESGMAEDYALVLNRDAQVNVLETALPLLNADARVVFVTSHQAHFIRTTPTMPEYEPVALSKRAGEDALREKIPALEERGIGFTVVSGDMIEGTITATLLERANPGAISARREDAGKLYNVAEFAAEVARAAVDPVPADNTRLVGDTGSFGGE; encoded by the coding sequence GTGTCCCAGACCCTTCCGTCCGGCTCCCTGAGCGGCAAGACCGCCCTCGTCACCGGCTCGTCGCGCGGCATCGGCGCCGACACCGTGCGCTACTTCGCCGAGGCCGGCGCGAACGTCGTCATCAACTTCCGCAACAAGGCCCCGCGCGCCGAAAAGCTCGCCACGCAGCTGCGTGAGCTCGGTGTCGAGGCCCTCGTCGTGGGTGCCGACCTGACCGACCCCGAATCGGTGAAGGCGATGTTCGACGAGGTCGAGCGCACCTTCGGCGGTCTCGACATCCTCGTGCTCAACGCCTCGGGCGGCATGGAGTCGGGTATGGCCGAGGACTACGCCCTCGTGCTGAACCGCGATGCGCAGGTCAACGTGCTCGAGACGGCGCTCCCGCTGCTGAACGCCGATGCGCGCGTGGTCTTCGTCACGAGCCACCAGGCGCACTTCATCCGCACCACACCGACCATGCCGGAGTACGAGCCCGTCGCCCTCTCGAAGCGTGCCGGCGAGGACGCCCTGCGCGAGAAGATCCCCGCTCTCGAGGAGCGCGGCATCGGCTTCACCGTGGTCTCTGGCGACATGATCGAGGGCACGATCACCGCGACCCTGCTCGAGCGCGCGAACCCGGGCGCCATCTCCGCCCGCCGCGAAGACGCCGGCAAGCTCTACAACGTCGCGGAGTTCGCCGCCGAGGTCGCTCGCGCGGCCGTCGACCCGGTGCCCGCCGACAACACGCGCCTCGTCGGAGACACGGGTTCGTTCGGAGGCGAGTGA
- the tatA gene encoding twin-arginine translocase TatA/TatE family subunit produces the protein MFQGITGVHLLIVLAVILLLFGATKLPALAKSVGQSARVFKNEMKEMKRDDEVDAGNTDATRATEVGTATAAAPEQRKPNDTSV, from the coding sequence ATGTTCCAGGGAATCACCGGAGTACACCTGCTGATCGTTCTCGCGGTCATTCTCCTTCTGTTCGGCGCGACCAAGCTCCCGGCGCTGGCGAAGAGCGTGGGGCAGTCCGCTCGTGTCTTCAAGAACGAGATGAAAGAGATGAAGCGCGACGACGAGGTCGATGCCGGCAACACCGATGCCACGCGCGCCACCGAGGTCGGCACGGCCACGGCCGCGGCCCCCGAGCAGCGCAAGCCGAACGACACCTCTGTTTAA
- the tatC gene encoding twin-arginine translocase subunit TatC has protein sequence MSIGAHLIELRKRLMIAAAALIVGMIVAFAITSPVIEWITVPVREIAAQRGDNLSAINFTAVTSAFDLRMRIAFTIGIFLSAPIWLWQIWAFIMPGLTRKEIRYTIGFIASAVPLFFGGCYVGVLIVPHVIQLMWGFTPTGAANLYNANEYYDFVFKLMLVIGVAFVLPVFLVALNVAGVMSGKAILKGWRVAVLIATLFAALATPAADIVSMLMLAGILVVLFFAAAGVSMLFDRRRARRMAAEGLLGPTA, from the coding sequence ATGTCGATCGGCGCCCATCTCATCGAGCTACGTAAGCGCCTGATGATCGCCGCTGCGGCGCTCATCGTCGGCATGATCGTCGCTTTCGCGATCACCTCGCCGGTGATCGAGTGGATCACCGTCCCCGTCCGCGAGATCGCCGCTCAGCGCGGCGACAACCTCTCGGCCATCAACTTCACGGCGGTCACGTCGGCGTTCGACCTGCGCATGCGCATCGCCTTCACGATCGGCATCTTCCTGTCGGCGCCGATCTGGCTGTGGCAGATCTGGGCCTTCATCATGCCCGGCCTCACGCGCAAAGAGATCCGGTACACGATCGGCTTCATCGCATCCGCCGTGCCCCTGTTCTTCGGCGGGTGCTACGTCGGTGTGTTGATCGTCCCGCATGTGATCCAGCTGATGTGGGGTTTCACGCCGACGGGAGCGGCCAACCTCTATAACGCGAACGAGTACTACGACTTCGTCTTCAAGCTGATGCTGGTCATCGGTGTCGCGTTCGTGCTCCCCGTCTTCCTCGTCGCCCTGAACGTCGCCGGCGTCATGAGCGGCAAGGCGATCCTCAAGGGATGGCGTGTCGCGGTCCTCATCGCGACGCTGTTCGCCGCTCTGGCCACCCCGGCTGCCGATATCGTCAGCATGCTCATGCTGGCCGGCATCCTGGTCGTCCTGTTCTTCGCGGCGGCCGGTGTGTCGATGCTCTTCGACCGCCGCAGGGCGCGCCGAATGGCCGCTGAGGGCCTGCTGGGACCGACCGCGTGA
- a CDS encoding RNA polymerase-binding protein RbpA yields the protein MADRSLRGIRLGAQSLQSEDGVVFHDRAQHTYSCSTCGRDTVLTFAADAEVPQSWECRTCGAEALLRIGEGTATVDHSDDKAPRTHWDMLLERRTIPELEELLEERLAFVRARRGAGHQKISA from the coding sequence ATGGCAGATCGCAGTCTTCGAGGCATCCGACTCGGCGCACAGAGCCTTCAGAGCGAAGACGGGGTCGTTTTCCACGACCGCGCGCAGCACACCTACTCCTGCAGCACCTGCGGGCGTGACACCGTCCTGACCTTCGCGGCCGACGCCGAGGTTCCCCAGTCCTGGGAGTGCCGCACCTGTGGTGCAGAGGCACTCCTGCGGATCGGTGAGGGCACCGCGACCGTCGACCACAGCGACGACAAGGCTCCGCGCACCCACTGGGACATGCTTCTGGAGCGCCGCACGATTCCCGAGCTCGAGGAACTGCTCGAAGAGCGCCTCGCGTTCGTCCGCGCACGCCGCGGAGCCGGGCATCAGAAGATCAGCGCCTGA
- the lnt gene encoding apolipoprotein N-acyltransferase, with protein sequence MPLAVSPRPIVPLAIAAPLSAAAGLLLVTAYPALAWWPMAFPAVAMALVALAGRRFWPAVLVGLLFGATFFSVNLLFTARYLGPIPWIALSTLEAVLTAVFAVPIALAYRWLPRVVPGLVGRLVLLPALVAGLWTLREQIVGSWPYGGFPWGRIGVSQVNGPFAEVASWVGMSGLTFLVVMLCATVIELVRVGSFRDLRRAVPAAVLLVVLVALPQFPTTDAGSMRVGAVQGNGPAGYFDQRARGAVLNAQFAASAPLFGQDMDVLLWPEGGVDSDPTTSSQTAAVLDELSRRVDAPLIVSAVTERGTELFNSSLLWTADGGPEQTYDKRHPVPFGEYVPDRAFWEPFAPDLIGLIGREYTPGTARPLIDLNGVGVGLAICFDVIYDDVVWDGADDGAEVYMFQTNNADFRGTDENLQQLAFARMRAIETGRSVVNISTVGTSQVIAPDGATLAELPVDVAGHMLTDVPLRTGLTPAVVIGPAVKIVLGAGSLVAVLVAGLSVALRSRKQRKTPTPEGAGV encoded by the coding sequence GTGCCTCTCGCCGTGTCGCCGCGACCGATCGTCCCACTCGCGATCGCCGCGCCGTTGTCCGCGGCCGCGGGCCTCCTGCTCGTCACGGCGTACCCCGCGCTCGCGTGGTGGCCGATGGCCTTCCCCGCCGTGGCGATGGCCCTCGTGGCTCTCGCCGGGCGACGCTTCTGGCCGGCGGTGCTGGTGGGTCTCCTCTTCGGGGCGACGTTCTTCTCGGTCAACCTCCTCTTCACGGCGCGCTACCTCGGTCCCATCCCCTGGATCGCGCTCTCGACGCTCGAGGCTGTGCTGACCGCGGTGTTCGCGGTACCCATCGCTCTCGCGTACCGCTGGCTTCCGCGGGTGGTGCCGGGCCTCGTCGGCCGACTCGTCCTGCTTCCCGCTCTCGTCGCGGGCCTGTGGACCCTCCGCGAACAGATCGTCGGATCGTGGCCGTACGGCGGGTTCCCGTGGGGGCGAATCGGCGTTTCCCAGGTGAACGGCCCGTTCGCGGAGGTCGCGTCGTGGGTCGGGATGTCGGGACTGACCTTCCTCGTCGTGATGCTGTGCGCGACGGTGATCGAACTCGTGCGGGTGGGGAGCTTCCGTGATCTGCGGCGCGCCGTGCCGGCGGCCGTGCTGCTCGTCGTCCTCGTCGCGCTTCCGCAGTTCCCCACGACGGATGCCGGTTCGATGCGCGTGGGCGCCGTGCAGGGCAACGGGCCCGCGGGTTACTTCGACCAGCGCGCGCGGGGCGCCGTCTTGAACGCCCAGTTCGCGGCATCCGCCCCGCTCTTCGGCCAGGACATGGACGTGCTCCTGTGGCCCGAGGGTGGCGTCGATTCCGACCCCACGACCTCGTCGCAGACCGCCGCCGTGCTGGACGAGCTGTCCCGACGCGTCGACGCGCCTCTGATCGTGTCGGCGGTCACCGAGCGGGGGACCGAGCTCTTCAACTCGTCGTTGCTCTGGACGGCCGATGGCGGGCCGGAGCAGACGTACGACAAGAGGCATCCGGTTCCGTTCGGCGAGTACGTGCCGGACCGGGCGTTCTGGGAGCCGTTCGCCCCCGACCTCATCGGTCTGATCGGCCGCGAGTACACCCCGGGCACCGCACGGCCGCTGATCGATCTGAACGGCGTGGGCGTGGGACTCGCGATCTGCTTCGACGTGATCTACGACGACGTCGTGTGGGACGGTGCCGACGACGGCGCCGAGGTCTACATGTTCCAGACGAACAATGCCGATTTCCGCGGCACGGACGAGAACCTGCAGCAGCTCGCCTTCGCCCGGATGCGCGCGATCGAGACGGGTCGCTCGGTGGTGAACATCTCGACCGTCGGTACGAGTCAGGTGATCGCCCCCGACGGGGCGACGCTCGCCGAGCTCCCGGTCGACGTCGCCGGGCACATGCTCACGGACGTTCCCCTGCGCACGGGTCTGACGCCGGCCGTCGTCATCGGCCCCGCGGTCAAGATCGTGCTGGGCGCCGGGTCGCTCGTCGCGGTGCTCGTCGCCGGGCTGTCGGTGGCGCTGCGGTCGCGGAAACAGAGGAAGACGCCGACCCCCGAGGGGGCCGGCGTCTGA
- a CDS encoding AEC family transporter codes for MSGVLTGFAVVGLAVVVGYVIARIDLLGAHARPVLSRLTFFVLSPFLLFTVLATADVGTLFSALLPVSMITAAVIIGIYALISAVILRRRVGETVIGALSAGQVNSNNIGIPISLYMLGNAAYSAPVILFQLLVLMPIALSILDAATSGSRSPWRILRQTAKNPMLIGSALGVLVAVLDIDLPPIVFDPLHLIAGACVPVLLMSYGMSLYGQRVLTEPGRRLDVILASALKLIAMPALAWAVATWFALPADQVFVVVVLAALPTAQNVFNFAQRYGVGEILSRDVVFISTLGCLPVLFAVALLLEHSPA; via the coding sequence ATGAGCGGCGTCCTCACCGGTTTCGCGGTCGTCGGTCTCGCGGTCGTCGTCGGATACGTGATCGCTCGGATCGACCTGCTCGGGGCGCACGCGCGTCCCGTCCTCAGCCGGTTGACGTTCTTCGTCCTCTCGCCCTTCCTGCTTTTCACCGTGCTGGCGACGGCCGACGTCGGCACCCTGTTCTCCGCTCTCCTCCCCGTCTCGATGATCACGGCGGCCGTGATCATCGGCATCTACGCACTCATCTCGGCCGTGATCCTCCGGCGGCGCGTCGGCGAGACGGTGATCGGTGCGCTGTCCGCCGGGCAGGTGAACAGCAACAACATCGGCATCCCGATCTCGCTCTACATGCTGGGCAACGCGGCGTACTCCGCTCCGGTGATCCTGTTCCAGTTGCTCGTGCTGATGCCCATCGCCCTGTCGATCCTCGATGCCGCGACCTCCGGCTCGCGATCGCCGTGGCGCATCCTCCGACAGACGGCGAAGAACCCGATGCTGATCGGCTCGGCTCTCGGGGTGCTGGTCGCCGTTCTCGACATTGATCTGCCGCCGATCGTCTTCGACCCGCTGCATCTGATCGCCGGCGCCTGTGTGCCGGTACTGCTGATGAGCTACGGCATGTCGCTGTACGGCCAGCGCGTGCTGACCGAGCCGGGTCGTCGCCTCGACGTCATCCTCGCCTCGGCGTTGAAACTCATCGCGATGCCCGCTCTGGCGTGGGCGGTCGCCACGTGGTTCGCATTGCCCGCCGACCAGGTCTTCGTCGTCGTGGTCCTCGCGGCACTCCCGACCGCGCAGAACGTCTTCAACTTCGCCCAACGCTACGGCGTGGGCGAGATCCTTTCCCGGGACGTCGTCTTCATCTCGACGTTGGGCTGCCTCCCCGTCCTTTTCGCGGTGGCGCTCCTGCTCGAGCACTCCCCCGCCTGA